The Usitatibacter rugosus genome segment GTGACACCGAGCGCGCGCAGCTTTCCCTGCTGGATGAACGGGATCGACGACGGCGCATTGTCGAAGAGCATCGTCACCTGGCCGGAGATCACGTCCACCAGCGCCTGCGAGCTGCCTTTGTACGGGACATGCAGGACATCCACGCCGGCCATCGCCTTGAAGAGCTCGCCCGTGAGGTGCGTGGAGCTGCCCGAGCCCGAGGACGCGAACGTGAGGCTACCGGGCTTGGCCTTCGCCGCGGCGATCAGCTCCTGCACCGTCTTCACGGGCACGGCCGGATTCACCACGAGCACATTGGTGATGAGCGACGTGTAGCTCACCGGCGCGAAATCGCGGGCCGGCGAGTACGACAGCTCCTTGAAGAGGTGCGCGTTGATCGAGAGCACGCCGGTGGTGCCCATCAGCAACGTGTAACCGTCCGGGGCCGCCTTGGCCACGGCATCGGCGCCGATGTTGCCGCTGGCGCCCGCGCGGTTGTCCACGACGAAGGTCTGCTTCAGCTCCGTGCCCAGCTTGTCGGCGAGGATGCGGGCCACGACGTCGGTGGAACCTCCGGGAGCGAAGGGCACGACGATCTTCACGGGGCGAACGGGATAGTCGTCGTCGGCCGACATGGCGACCGTCGATCCGACAAGGAGTGCGGCGGCGAACAGGGTATGGAAGCGCATGGACCGCAGTCTGCGGACCCTTTTCTCGCCGCGCAAGGGTCGCCACAGTATGGAGGGCGTTAATATGGCACCTTGGTCCAAGTGCAGCGCCATCCAAAGCGATCTAGAGTCGGCTACCGACCCATGCAGTTCGGGAGAAATGCAATGCGATTGTTACTGTGCCTCTTCGTGCTCGCGGCCACCCCCGCCCGGGCCTCATTCCTTTCCGGCGAAGCGCTGGACACCATGGCCGACGTGATGGCCATCGTGGTCCTGTTCCTGGTCCCGGTCGTCCTCATCATCGTGTTCTGGCTCGTGCACGTGATGCCCGAGAAGATCGCCCACAAGCGCCACCACCCGCAGACCGAGGCGATCACGACCCTGTGCCTGCTGTCGCTCGTCTTCGGCGGCCTGCTCTGGCCGCTGGCCTGGCTCTGGGCGTACACCAAGCCCGTCGGGTACCGCGTGGCGTACGGCACCGACAAGCATGACAACTACTACGACGAGATGGCCGAGAAGCACCGCGCCGGCACGCTGCTGCGCGACGACCTTCGCCATTTGCGCGAAGATCTCGAGGCCATGGAATCGCGCGGAGCCCTTCCGCCGAAGCTGAAGACCTTGAAGGACGAGCTGGACGCCTTGAAGCGCAACGCCGTCCAGGCCGAAGCGGCCGCGATCGCCGCCGCGCCGGTCCCGCCGCCCGCGGCGAACGAAAGGGGGAACGGCTGATGGAAATCATTCTCCTCGGCATCTATTCGTTCTTCGTCTGGCTGATCTTCATCAAGTTCAAGCTGCTGCCGTGGAACACGCCCTGGAAGGTCACCGTCGTCATCATCCCGATCGTCGGCCTCGCCTCGCTGATCCTGCTGCTGAACATCTTCGCGCCCTCCTCCGCCGACGTGCGCGTCTACAAGTACACGATCCCCATCGTCTCGCAGGTGAGGGGCCGCGTGATCGAGGTTCCGGTGACCGAAGGCAACCGCCTGGTGAAGAAGGGCGAAGTGCTCTTCAAGGTCGATCCCACGCCCTACCAGCTCGACGTGAACACGCTCACCGCGCAGCTCGCCGCCGCGAGCGCGGGGCAGCGCGAGGTCGAGGAGAACCTCAAGGGCACGCGCGGCAAGATCGCGGAATCGCGCGGCGCCATCACGCAGGCCGAAAGCCGTACGCGCGAAGTGAACGCGCGGCTGGCCCTTACGCGGAAGCGCGCCGAGCAGTACCGCGAGCTCGCGAAAACCGGCGCCGGATCGCGCTTCGATCTCGAGAAGGCCGAAGCCGACTTGGCCGAGCAGGAAGGCCAGCTCGCCGCTGCACGCAGCGCCGAGGTCCAGGCGCGCGCCTCCGAAACGCAGGCGGTCGCGGGCGAGCAGCAAGTGGTCCAGAAGCTGGGCGGCCGGGTGAACGGCGAATACGCGCAAGTCGCACAGATCCGCGCACAGCTCGAGAACGCGAAGTGGCTGCTCGAACAGACGACCACCGTGTCGCCCTGTGACTGCTACGTGGTGAACCTGCAGCTTCGCGTGGGCGCCTTCGTCGCGGGACTGCCGTTGAACGCGGTAATGACGCTGGTCGAGGCCGAGGGCCAGGTGGTCGCGCTCTACAACCAGAACGAGCTGCACCAGGTGGAGCCCGGCAACGAGGTCGAGTTCACCGTGAATACGCTGCCCGGCAAGGTCGTGAAGGGCACCGTCGATTCGATCATCTGGGCCCAGGGCGCGGGACAGTTGCAGGCTTCGGGGCAGATCCCGATGTCCGCGTACATCCAGCAGCCCCCGGGACGGTTCGCGGTGAAGTTCAACATCGCCGAGAAGGACCGTGCGACATTCCTCGCGGCCGGCGCCGCGGGCCACGCGGCGATCTACACGGACCACCTGCATGCGGTGCACATCATCCGCAAGATCATCGTGCGCGTCGGCTCGTACACGAATTACCTGATTTTGAAGCTGCACTGAGATGCGCGTGATCCGATCCGCACTGCCGGCCGCCATCGCCTTCGCGCTGGCCGGCTGCGCCCTCGCCCCGCCGCCCCAGGGCGAGGACCTGCAGAAGGACTCCGCGCCCAACCGTCCGATCGCCGCGCAGTGGACGGCTCCGGGCGGCCTCGCGGGCACGGCCACCGACCGCTGGCTCGCGACCTTCAACGACAAGCAGCTGGAAGCCCTCGCCGCCGAGGCGATCGCGTACAACTTCGACCTTCGCGTCGCGGCGGCACGCGTCGAGCAGGCCGCGGCGTACCAGCGGGTTGCCGCCGGCACGCTCTGGCCGCAGGTGAACGCCATGGCGCGCGGCGGCGGCAAGATGGGCGGCGATCCTTCGGGGTTGCAGGGCATCGGCCTCTTCGCGAACTGGGAGATCGACCTCTGGGGCCGGATGCGCTCCGGAGCCAAGGCGGCCGACTATCAATTCGATTCCGCGACGCTGGATGCCGAATTCGCCCGCCAGTCGATCGTGGCGCAGGTCGCGAAGGGCTGGTTCCTCGCGACCGAGGCGCGGCTGCAGCGCGGCATCGCCGACGAATCGGTGAAAGCCGCCGAAGGCGTCGTGGGTCTTTCGCAGGACCGCATGAGGGTCGGCGTGGGTGACGAATACGACCTCACCGTCGCCAACGCGAGCCTCTACAGCTTCCGCGATGCCTCGCAGAGCCTCGACCAGGCCTACCAGCAAGCGGTTCGTTCGCTCGAGATCCTCGTCGGCCGCTATCCCGCCGCGATCCTCGCCGTTCCCACCGACCTTCCCGCGCCGCCGCCCCCGGTTCCGGTCGGCATGCCCTCGGAGCTCCTCGAGCGCCGGCCCGATGTCGTGGCCGCGGAGCGCCGCGTCGCCGCGGCCTTCTATCGCACGCAGGAATCGAAGGCCGCACGCCTGCCGCGCATCTCGCTCACGGCATCGCTCACCTCGGTCAGCAGCGAGCTTTTCGTCCTCCAGGAGCGGAGCAACCCCGTGTCGAGCTTCGGCGGATCGATCATGGCGCCGCTCTTCCTTGGCGGCCAGCTGCAGGCACAAGTCGACATCCGCACCGCCGAGCAGAAGCAGGCGATCGCGGAATACGGCCGCATCAGCACGCGTGCCTTCGGGGAAGTGGAGAACGCCCTCTCGTCGGGCTTCGCGCTCGACGCGCGCGAGGCCTTCCTGCGCCAGGCCGTCGCCGAGAACACGCGCAGCCTCGAGCTCTCCGGCATCCGCTACCGCGTCGGCTCCGGCGACCTGCGCTCCGTGCTCCAGCAGAACATTTCGCTCTTCAGCGCGCAGGTGAACCTGGTGCGCATTCGCAGCGAGCGGCTGGTGCAGCGCGTGAACCTGCACGTCGCACTGGGGGGCAGCTTCGACGAGAAGCCCACCGTGCCTCCGCCGCCCGATCCCAAGGCGGCCAACGAGTCCGGCACTCCCAAGTGACCCTGCGAGCGACGGCGTGAAACCCTCGCTCAACTGGCTGCTGGCTTTCATTCCGATCACGCTGGCGCTCGAGCACCTGCACGCGAGCCCGCCATGGGTGTTCTTCTCGGCCGCGGTCGCGATCGTGCCGATCGCAAGCCTCATCGTACGGTCCACCGAGCATCTCTCGACGTACACGGGCGATGCGGTCGGCGGCCTTCTCAATGCGACGTTCGGCAACGCGCCCGAGCTCATCATCGCGATGGTCGCGCTGAAGGCCGGGATGCTCGACATGGTCCGGGCCTCCATCGCCGGGGCGATCCTCGCCAACCTGCTGCTGGCGCTCGGCATCGCGTTCCTGCTGGGCGGCCTTCGCTACCACACCCAGACCTACCAGGCGGGAGCCGCACGCCTCTACGGCTCGATGATGCTGGTGGCCGCGATCAGCCTCCTGGTGCCCAGCGCCTTCAGCCGCTTCTTCGCGCCCACGGAGATGGTGCGCGCGGAGGCCATGCTCAATATCGGGCTCGCGGTGGTCCTGCTCGTGGCCTACGTGCTGTACCTCGTGTTCATGCTGAAGACGCATCCGGAGGAGTTCAAGGCCGCGCCGGGCGCGGAGGAAGAGCACCACGGTGAGCGCTGGAGCATCAAACGCTCGGTGGGCGGCCTCGTCCTCGCCTCGCTGCTCGCCGCGTGGATGAGCGAGATCCTCGTGGGCGCCGCGGAAGGCACGGGCAAGGCGCTCGGCATGTCCGAGGTGTTCATCGGCATCGTCTTCCTCGCGATCGTGGGGGGCGCCGCGGAATCGAGCTCGGCGATCGCGATGGCCCGGCGCAACAAGATGGACCTCACCGTCGGCATCGTGATGGGCAGCTGCATCCAGATCGCGCTCTTCGTGGCACCCGTGCTGGTGCTGGCGAGCTACTTCGTGGGACCGCGCCCGCTCGAGCTCTCGTTCAACCGCGCCGAGATCGGAGCGCTGCTGATGGCGGTGCTGATCGGCTCGATGGTGGCCGGCGACGGCCGCGCCAACTGGTTCAAGGGCGTGCAGCTGATCGCGGTGTATCTCATCATCGCCTTGATGTTCTATTTCATTCCCGTGGGGTGAGGCATGGCGCAGTCTGAGACCGAGAAACCGGCCCGGGTGCTGGACCCGATCGAGCGCGCCTCCGAGGTGATCTTCGGGCTGCTGATGGCGATGACCTTCATCGGAGCGCTGAGCGCCGCCACGGCTGGCCGTGAAGAAGTACGCACGATGATGTTTACCGCCATCGGATGCAACCTCGCCTGGGGTCTCGCGGACGCGGTCATGTACCTCGTGCGGATCGCGACCAACCGCACCCGCAACCGCACGATGCTCACGAAGGTGCGCGCGGAGCCGGATGCGGCGAAAGGCCGCGCACTCGTCGAGGAGGCCCTGCCGCGCAGCATCGTCGAGGCGGCCGGCTCCGAAGGTGTGGACGCCATCCACCGGCGCCTGATCGCACCGGCCGCACCGGATGTCCGCCCCGTTCTTGCCGGCACCGATTTCCGCGGAGCCGTCGGCGTCTTCCTGCTCGTGGTGCTGGCGACGTTTCCGGTCGTCATCCCCTTCATGCTCTTCGACCAGGCGTCGATCGCGATCCGCGTGTCGAACGGCGTCGCGGTCGCGATGCTCTTCCTGGCGGGAGAAGTCCTCGGCCGCTATGCCGGCGCCCGGCCCTGGCGCGGGGGACTCTGGATGGCCGTCACGGGGATCCTGCTGATGGCCGCGATCATGGCGCTGGGCGGGTGAGGACGCTCGCCGCCGCGGTCGCCTCGCTGGCGGCCTGCGGTGCCCTGGCCGCGGAGGAAGACGCGGACTTCGCGGCGACGAAAGGCTCGGCGGCCGAAGCGCAGCTCCAGGCTCGCTTGAAGGCCTCCATCCGCACACTGCCGGGCACCGACACGCAGTACTTCATCGGCGGCTATCTCCAGCTGGACGGGCTCGCCACGCGCCACCGCCAGGACGGCGACGAGCAGGACGCGTTCATCGTCTCGACCACGCCCTTCGGCCCCGCGGACAAGAACTACCGCGCGGGCATTCGCGCCTCGCAGCTGAACTGGATCTCGAAGACGCCGGCCCCTTTCGGCGATTTCTGGACGCGCCTCGAGGCCAACCTCTTCCCGCTGGACGGCCGCACGCACCCGACGCTGAACCAGCTCTTCGTGCGCTTCGGCGAGGCGGTCACGATCGGCAAGACGTATTCGACCTTCGTGGACGAGGACGTGCTCCCCACGACGCTCGACTACAACGGACCGAGCGGCGTCACCTTCGCGCGCCAGGCGCTGGTTCGCGTGTCACTGCCGATCGCGGCGGGCTGGACCGTCGCGGCGTCGGTGGAGGATTCGCAAGCCGATCTGGATGCGAGCGGCACCCTTCTCTCCTTCCGCACGGATGAGCGACGTCCCGATATCGCGGCGCGCGTCCGCTTCGAAGGCGACTTCGGCCACGTGCAGCTCGCGGGCCTGTCGCGCCGGATCGATGTCGCGCTCGACACCCCCGCAGGCACGCGCGAGAAACACGTGAACGGCAAGGGCGTCTCGCTCTCGGGATCGCTCAACGTCGGCGACAACGCGATCTCGGGTCAGATCGCGAGCGGCGAAGGCATCGGCCGCTACTTCAACGATCCGCTGAGCGCCACCGGTGTGGGCCTCGGCTCCGGATCGCAGCTCGACCTGCTGCGCTCCAGCGGCGCCACGCTCTACTACCAGCACCATTGGGCGCCGGACTGGACCACGATCGCGGGCGC includes the following:
- a CDS encoding Bug family tripartite tricarboxylate transporter substrate binding protein, translating into MRFHTLFAAALLVGSTVAMSADDDYPVRPVKIVVPFAPGGSTDVVARILADKLGTELKQTFVVDNRAGASGNIGADAVAKAAPDGYTLLMGTTGVLSINAHLFKELSYSPARDFAPVSYTSLITNVLVVNPAVPVKTVQELIAAAKAKPGSLTFASSGSGSSTHLTGELFKAMAGVDVLHVPYKGSSQALVDVISGQVTMLFDNAPSSIPFIQQGKLRALGVTSKTRMPNLPDVPTIAESGVEGYESLSWSGIVAPAATPKPIIAKLNAAIDKILKSDEVRQKFAALGVDPVGGPPEAFAAHIRAESDKWGKLIRSANITVN
- a CDS encoding DUF3302 domain-containing protein gives rise to the protein MRLLLCLFVLAATPARASFLSGEALDTMADVMAIVVLFLVPVVLIIVFWLVHVMPEKIAHKRHHPQTEAITTLCLLSLVFGGLLWPLAWLWAYTKPVGYRVAYGTDKHDNYYDEMAEKHRAGTLLRDDLRHLREDLEAMESRGALPPKLKTLKDELDALKRNAVQAEAAAIAAAPVPPPAANERGNG
- a CDS encoding HlyD family secretion protein, giving the protein MEIILLGIYSFFVWLIFIKFKLLPWNTPWKVTVVIIPIVGLASLILLLNIFAPSSADVRVYKYTIPIVSQVRGRVIEVPVTEGNRLVKKGEVLFKVDPTPYQLDVNTLTAQLAAASAGQREVEENLKGTRGKIAESRGAITQAESRTREVNARLALTRKRAEQYRELAKTGAGSRFDLEKAEADLAEQEGQLAAARSAEVQARASETQAVAGEQQVVQKLGGRVNGEYAQVAQIRAQLENAKWLLEQTTTVSPCDCYVVNLQLRVGAFVAGLPLNAVMTLVEAEGQVVALYNQNELHQVEPGNEVEFTVNTLPGKVVKGTVDSIIWAQGAGQLQASGQIPMSAYIQQPPGRFAVKFNIAEKDRATFLAAGAAGHAAIYTDHLHAVHIIRKIIVRVGSYTNYLILKLH
- a CDS encoding TolC family protein, whose amino-acid sequence is MIRSALPAAIAFALAGCALAPPPQGEDLQKDSAPNRPIAAQWTAPGGLAGTATDRWLATFNDKQLEALAAEAIAYNFDLRVAAARVEQAAAYQRVAAGTLWPQVNAMARGGGKMGGDPSGLQGIGLFANWEIDLWGRMRSGAKAADYQFDSATLDAEFARQSIVAQVAKGWFLATEARLQRGIADESVKAAEGVVGLSQDRMRVGVGDEYDLTVANASLYSFRDASQSLDQAYQQAVRSLEILVGRYPAAILAVPTDLPAPPPPVPVGMPSELLERRPDVVAAERRVAAAFYRTQESKAARLPRISLTASLTSVSSELFVLQERSNPVSSFGGSIMAPLFLGGQLQAQVDIRTAEQKQAIAEYGRISTRAFGEVENALSSGFALDAREAFLRQAVAENTRSLELSGIRYRVGSGDLRSVLQQNISLFSAQVNLVRIRSERLVQRVNLHVALGGSFDEKPTVPPPPDPKAANESGTPK
- the cax gene encoding calcium/proton exchanger, which gives rise to MKPSLNWLLAFIPITLALEHLHASPPWVFFSAAVAIVPIASLIVRSTEHLSTYTGDAVGGLLNATFGNAPELIIAMVALKAGMLDMVRASIAGAILANLLLALGIAFLLGGLRYHTQTYQAGAARLYGSMMLVAAISLLVPSAFSRFFAPTEMVRAEAMLNIGLAVVLLVAYVLYLVFMLKTHPEEFKAAPGAEEEHHGERWSIKRSVGGLVLASLLAAWMSEILVGAAEGTGKALGMSEVFIGIVFLAIVGGAAESSSAIAMARRNKMDLTVGIVMGSCIQIALFVAPVLVLASYFVGPRPLELSFNRAEIGALLMAVLIGSMVAGDGRANWFKGVQLIAVYLIIALMFYFIPVG
- a CDS encoding VIT1/CCC1 transporter family protein, with the translated sequence MAQSETEKPARVLDPIERASEVIFGLLMAMTFIGALSAATAGREEVRTMMFTAIGCNLAWGLADAVMYLVRIATNRTRNRTMLTKVRAEPDAAKGRALVEEALPRSIVEAAGSEGVDAIHRRLIAPAAPDVRPVLAGTDFRGAVGVFLLVVLATFPVVIPFMLFDQASIAIRVSNGVAVAMLFLAGEVLGRYAGARPWRGGLWMAVTGILLMAAIMALGG